One window of Chamaesiphon minutus PCC 6605 genomic DNA carries:
- a CDS encoding NAD(P)/FAD-dependent oxidoreductase, with protein sequence MSASDKVKNQSLHHVVIVGGGFGGLHAALSLGKAPVRVTLIDKRNFHLFQPLLYQVATGGLSPADISSPLRSILNKQQNTKVLMGEVKNIDPEQQKVFLNKGDITYDTLILATGVSHHYFGNDQWAPTAPGLKTVEDALEMRRRIFMAFEAAEKESDPVKRRAWLTFVVVGGGPTGVELAGAIAELAYSTLKKDFRNIDTAEAKVVLVEGLDRVLPPYPPELSAKAEASLVELGVKVQTKALVTNIEDNVVTIRQGENIERVEARTVLWAAGVKASAMGKILAEHTGVELDRVGRVMVESDLSIKGYPQIFVIGDLANFTKPDGKPLAGVAPVATQEGKYVADLIIKRLNYESLPPFEYYDAGSLSVIGRHSAVADFGKVKMSGFLAWLIWVFVHIYYLIEFDSKLVVFIQWTWSYFTRKRGARLITGDESLGQIGVDERGDFFVASKLDAKVKA encoded by the coding sequence ATGAGCGCGAGCGATAAAGTTAAGAACCAGTCACTGCACCATGTCGTCATCGTTGGTGGAGGTTTTGGGGGACTTCATGCGGCACTATCATTAGGCAAAGCACCCGTGCGGGTGACGCTAATCGATAAACGTAATTTTCACCTCTTTCAACCCCTACTCTATCAAGTTGCCACAGGCGGCTTATCGCCTGCGGATATTTCCTCACCATTGAGATCGATCCTCAATAAGCAGCAGAACACCAAGGTGCTGATGGGGGAAGTCAAAAATATCGATCCAGAGCAACAAAAAGTTTTCTTAAATAAAGGTGATATTACTTACGACACGCTGATCCTAGCCACTGGTGTGAGTCATCATTACTTTGGCAACGACCAATGGGCACCGACAGCCCCCGGCTTGAAAACAGTCGAAGATGCGCTAGAAATGCGCCGTCGGATCTTTATGGCATTTGAAGCCGCCGAAAAAGAGAGCGATCCGGTAAAACGTCGCGCTTGGCTGACCTTTGTCGTCGTCGGTGGCGGCCCCACTGGCGTAGAATTGGCTGGAGCGATCGCCGAATTGGCCTATAGTACCCTCAAAAAGGATTTCCGCAATATCGATACCGCCGAAGCGAAGGTCGTGCTAGTTGAAGGACTCGATCGAGTGTTGCCCCCTTATCCACCCGAACTATCGGCCAAAGCGGAAGCATCCCTGGTAGAATTGGGCGTGAAGGTGCAGACAAAGGCACTGGTGACAAATATAGAAGACAACGTTGTCACCATCCGTCAGGGCGAGAATATCGAGCGCGTAGAAGCTCGAACCGTCTTGTGGGCTGCGGGTGTCAAAGCTTCAGCCATGGGTAAGATTTTAGCCGAACATACTGGCGTCGAACTCGATCGAGTCGGTAGAGTAATGGTGGAATCGGATCTGAGCATCAAAGGCTATCCGCAGATTTTTGTTATTGGCGATTTGGCCAACTTTACCAAACCCGATGGCAAGCCGCTCGCTGGCGTCGCTCCTGTTGCCACCCAAGAAGGTAAATATGTGGCAGATTTAATTATCAAGCGTCTCAACTATGAAAGTTTGCCGCCGTTTGAGTATTACGATGCTGGTAGCCTCTCGGTGATTGGCCGACATTCGGCAGTAGCTGATTTTGGTAAAGTTAAAATGTCGGGCTTTTTGGCCTGGTTGATTTGGGTCTTCGTCCATATTTATTATCTAATTGAATTCGATAGTAAATTGGTGGTGTTCATTCAGTGGACGTGGAGCTATTTCACGCGCAAACGCGGTGCCAGATTGATTACTGGCGATGAATCGCTAGGGCAAATCGGCGTTGACGAGCGGGGTGATTTTTTCGTAGCATCCAAGTTAGATGCGAAAGTTAAAGCCTAA
- a CDS encoding inorganic phosphate transporter — MLFIGFVCCLAVYVACNLGANDVANSMGTSVGSKAITLNQAIVIAGILEFTGAVLFGRQVSSTLAISIANPDLFVSQPQTLLLGMIAVLISCGLWLQIATTKNLPVASSHAVVGAIAGFSWVAAGTSAVQWSALGTISLAWVVTPVLSATVAAGLYSIIKRWILERERPLLQLQQWMPWLSLILVSVFGVIVLPTVVATLPSAFLPEVPRHDFGLGLGGAAALAITLVGWRRLGAEKVDLDSMTNPQTTEVVERQLARFQLLSACCVAFAHGSNDVGNAIAPLATILYIQSTGTVPQSSLEIPLWVLVLGGVGIVTGLAIWGKQVIATIGEGIIKLEPSSGFAAELATAATILIASSYGLPVSTSHALVGAVVGVGLVKNWQSVRLDTLKSIGLAWIVTIPIATILSAAIFSGLRYFF; from the coding sequence ATGTTATTTATTGGATTTGTTTGCTGTTTGGCCGTTTATGTAGCCTGCAATCTAGGCGCGAATGATGTTGCTAACTCGATGGGGACTTCGGTTGGTTCCAAAGCAATTACACTCAATCAAGCGATCGTCATTGCTGGCATCCTCGAATTTACTGGGGCAGTCTTGTTCGGGCGACAAGTTTCTTCAACTTTAGCAATTAGTATTGCCAATCCCGATTTATTTGTCTCCCAGCCACAGACATTATTGTTGGGGATGATTGCCGTCTTAATAAGCTGTGGGTTGTGGTTGCAAATTGCGACTACCAAAAATTTACCTGTCGCTTCTTCTCATGCGGTCGTTGGCGCGATCGCGGGATTTAGTTGGGTTGCCGCTGGGACGAGTGCGGTACAATGGTCGGCACTGGGCACGATTTCGCTGGCATGGGTAGTTACACCCGTACTCAGTGCGACGGTAGCTGCGGGCTTGTATTCAATTATTAAACGGTGGATTTTAGAACGCGAGCGACCGTTGTTACAGCTCCAACAATGGATGCCGTGGTTGTCGCTAATTTTGGTGAGTGTATTTGGGGTAATTGTTTTACCGACCGTGGTCGCAACATTACCGTCGGCATTTTTACCTGAAGTCCCCCGCCACGATTTTGGATTAGGATTGGGCGGGGCGGCGGCGTTAGCGATTACGTTGGTAGGTTGGCGCAGATTGGGTGCGGAGAAGGTCGATCTCGACTCGATGACAAATCCTCAGACAACCGAAGTTGTCGAGCGTCAGTTAGCCAGATTTCAACTACTTAGTGCTTGTTGTGTGGCTTTCGCTCACGGTTCTAATGATGTGGGCAATGCAATCGCACCGTTGGCAACAATTTTATATATTCAAAGTACGGGGACTGTCCCCCAATCTAGTTTAGAAATCCCGCTGTGGGTGCTAGTGCTAGGCGGAGTCGGAATCGTGACTGGGTTGGCAATCTGGGGCAAACAGGTGATTGCGACTATCGGTGAAGGAATTATCAAACTCGAACCTAGTAGTGGGTTTGCTGCCGAGCTAGCCACCGCTGCAACGATATTAATTGCTTCGAGTTATGGTTTGCCTGTCTCGACTTCTCATGCTTTGGTTGGTGCGGTAGTGGGGGTCGGTTTGGTCAAGAATTGGCAGTCGGTTAGGTTGGACACGCTCAAATCGATCGGTTTAGCTTGGATAGTGACTATTCCGATCGCTACGATCCTTAGTGCGGCTATATTTTCGGGTTTGCGTTACTTTTTCTAG
- a CDS encoding class I SAM-dependent methyltransferase: MSDRSIGLSEPLHQYLLANSVREPEILAQLRAETERHPLANMQISPEQGQLMGLLVQLIGAKKCLEIGVFTGYSSLSVALNLPDDGRIVACDVSDEFTSIARKYWQSAGVSDKIDLQIAPALDTLDRLLANGEAGTFDFAFIDADKNNYSAYYDRCFELVRQGGLILVDNVLWYGRVVDPAMNDDKRTRSIKQINQQIYHDDRVQISLIPIGDGLTIARKKL, from the coding sequence ATGTCCGATCGATCTATTGGCTTAAGCGAGCCTCTGCATCAATATCTACTGGCTAATTCCGTCCGCGAACCCGAAATATTAGCCCAGCTCCGCGCAGAAACAGAGCGACATCCCTTGGCAAATATGCAAATCTCGCCCGAACAAGGGCAATTGATGGGATTATTAGTACAATTAATCGGTGCTAAAAAATGCCTAGAAATTGGCGTATTTACAGGCTATAGTTCGCTCTCTGTAGCCCTGAATTTACCAGATGACGGTCGAATTGTTGCTTGTGATGTCAGCGATGAATTTACCTCGATCGCACGTAAATATTGGCAATCAGCAGGCGTCAGCGATAAAATCGATCTCCAGATCGCACCAGCTTTAGACACACTCGATCGATTATTAGCTAATGGCGAAGCGGGTACTTTCGATTTTGCCTTTATCGATGCCGACAAAAATAATTATTCAGCTTATTACGATCGCTGTTTTGAACTCGTGCGTCAGGGCGGATTGATTTTAGTCGATAATGTCTTGTGGTATGGCAGAGTCGTCGATCCTGCTATGAATGACGATAAACGCACTCGATCGATTAAGCAAATCAATCAGCAAATTTACCATGACGATCGCGTCCAGATTAGTTTAATTCCGATCGGTGACGGATTGACGATCGCACGGAAGAAACTTTGA
- a CDS encoding pentapeptide repeat-containing protein translates to MNTIGKFLQSLISPAPIAPEIIRAKAYEMWKAQGGGDINPDANWQAALEQLQSAEKLSRRSFFLELIRLIIASLSTGATIFGGSILFLNFSQGENRLITERFTRSIEQLGNKEETIRIGGIYALERIANDSPRDGWTIMEVLSSFVRGKQNIKGQDPSQLSAIRTDSQAALTAIARRKIDLETDRQYLDLSFTNLREANLVEAQLDRVKLNNASLIKADLRQANLNLVNLSHANLHDANLTQTRLDRSNLIQANLSNTNLSAANLNEANLNKADLSDAILDGAILTNTSLGNTNLSGAILIGANLRGATLSKANLTKADLSGADLAGVNLEGANLNKADFRKTKNINIVQIKQALNWELGIYDPAIAMLLKTEPPREPERRGNS, encoded by the coding sequence ATGAACACGATCGGTAAATTCTTGCAATCTTTAATTAGTCCGGCTCCCATCGCTCCAGAAATCATTCGTGCTAAAGCCTACGAAATGTGGAAAGCACAGGGAGGGGGTGATATTAATCCCGACGCCAATTGGCAAGCCGCGCTCGAACAACTGCAATCGGCAGAAAAACTCAGTCGTCGGAGCTTTTTTCTGGAACTAATTCGGCTGATTATTGCGAGCTTGAGTACGGGGGCAACTATCTTCGGTGGCTCGATTTTATTCTTAAACTTTTCTCAAGGTGAAAATCGATTGATTACCGAACGCTTTACCCGCTCGATCGAGCAATTAGGGAATAAAGAAGAAACGATTAGAATTGGCGGAATTTATGCCTTAGAAAGAATTGCCAACGATTCGCCGCGAGATGGCTGGACGATTATGGAAGTATTATCTTCATTCGTGCGGGGCAAACAAAATATCAAAGGACAAGATCCCTCGCAATTATCCGCAATTCGGACGGATTCACAAGCGGCACTAACTGCGATCGCACGTCGTAAAATCGATCTAGAAACCGATCGACAGTATCTGGATTTGAGTTTCACCAATCTCCGCGAAGCCAATCTTGTGGAAGCACAGCTCGATCGAGTTAAACTCAATAATGCTAGTTTAATTAAAGCAGATTTACGTCAAGCCAATCTCAATTTGGTAAATCTCAGCCATGCCAATCTCCACGATGCTAATCTCACCCAAACTCGACTCGATCGATCGAATTTAATTCAAGCCAATTTAAGTAACACCAATCTTAGTGCGGCTAATTTAAATGAAGCCAATCTCAATAAAGCCGATCTTAGCGATGCAATTCTCGATGGTGCGATCCTCACCAACACTAGTTTGGGTAATACCAATCTCAGTGGGGCGATTCTCATCGGTGCCAATCTGCGCGGAGCAACTTTAAGCAAAGCAAATCTCACCAAAGCCGATCTCAGCGGAGCCGATTTGGCTGGTGTCAATCTCGAAGGGGCAAATCTCAATAAAGCCGATTTTCGTAAGACAAAAAATATAAATATCGTTCAAATCAAACAAGCTCTCAATTGGGAGCTAGGTATCTACGATCCAGCAATCGCTATGTTATTAAAAACAGAACCACCGCGCGAACCAGAGCGGAGGGGCAATTCATGA
- a CDS encoding Uma2 family endonuclease — MNVTQSVDTEPLLINIRSADLHVTPAQFDRLCADNRDLRLELTKEGKLIVMAPTFGESGEKNGNLFGRVWAWNERAELGKAFDSSTGYDFTAIGGGKISPDVSWIENSRLEGISLRQFIPVVPDFLIELRSTTDRLSDLQAKMLEYQRLGVKLGLLINPQDRQVEIYRLEREAEVLQAPDAIDCQDVMPGFNLDLTRIL, encoded by the coding sequence ATGAATGTCACCCAATCCGTAGATACCGAACCGCTGTTAATTAATATTCGCAGTGCAGATCTCCATGTTACGCCAGCACAATTCGACAGGTTGTGTGCAGACAATCGAGATTTGCGATTGGAGTTGACCAAAGAAGGAAAATTAATCGTCATGGCACCAACGTTTGGGGAGAGTGGCGAAAAAAATGGTAATTTATTCGGTCGAGTTTGGGCTTGGAACGAACGCGCCGAATTAGGGAAAGCATTTGACTCTTCCACTGGCTATGATTTTACGGCAATCGGTGGCGGTAAAATTTCTCCTGATGTCTCGTGGATCGAAAACTCTCGATTAGAAGGTATTTCGCTCAGACAATTTATTCCGGTGGTGCCCGATTTTCTGATTGAGTTGCGCTCCACAACCGACAGGTTGAGCGACTTACAAGCTAAAATGCTGGAATATCAACGGCTGGGTGTCAAGTTGGGATTATTAATTAACCCTCAAGATCGTCAAGTTGAAATTTATCGATTAGAAAGAGAAGCTGAAGTTCTGCAAGCTCCAGATGCAATTGATTGCCAGGATGTAATGCCAGGATTTAATTTGGATTTAACGAGAATTTTATAG
- a CDS encoding molecular chaperone DnaJ, producing MARKSKPATRQPTDTANRVPSSDGLALSDLRIRLDFLERDNEKLLKQIEKKRTELNNLLDRIREIGVEVAQRSAPVLQQLFELDTKIHAVFTEIFTGKKLGKQTRKNIEKIYYTLQISGLISHNNSHGQSSDEPEDLEDEDSWSAEDFFGRDRQSRFNPEPESTQIDRDELKKIRQLFLRLADVFHPDKVGDDKDREYHTEVMKEINQAYQAGDLAKLLAIEKQHQMGEIIDRDSEDDLARRCARIEQENEFLNSQYANLKQEIRITKSTPEGSIVAEYKKLTKSGLDPIGEMVAETESQVEVILEVYQFVSDFRDKKMTIKDFMKGPAVFQQMQQVSAEELLMELFAEF from the coding sequence ATGGCTCGAAAATCTAAACCTGCTACTCGCCAGCCTACGGACACCGCTAATAGAGTACCTAGCTCTGATGGGTTAGCACTCTCAGATCTACGCATTCGACTGGACTTTTTAGAGCGGGACAACGAAAAGCTGCTCAAGCAAATCGAGAAAAAACGTACAGAACTCAATAATTTACTCGATCGAATTCGCGAAATTGGCGTAGAAGTAGCACAGCGGAGTGCTCCAGTCCTCCAGCAACTTTTTGAACTAGACACCAAAATTCATGCAGTATTTACCGAAATATTTACTGGTAAAAAACTCGGCAAACAGACTCGCAAAAACATCGAGAAAATTTACTATACACTTCAGATATCAGGATTGATTAGCCATAATAACAGTCACGGTCAATCCTCAGACGAACCAGAAGACCTAGAAGATGAAGACAGTTGGAGTGCAGAAGATTTTTTTGGACGCGATCGACAATCTCGCTTCAATCCAGAGCCAGAATCTACACAGATAGACAGAGACGAATTGAAAAAAATTCGCCAGCTTTTCTTGAGATTGGCCGATGTGTTTCACCCCGATAAAGTTGGTGATGATAAAGATCGCGAGTATCATACCGAAGTGATGAAAGAAATTAATCAAGCTTATCAAGCAGGCGATCTGGCCAAGCTACTCGCGATCGAGAAACAGCATCAGATGGGCGAAATTATCGATCGCGATAGTGAAGACGATCTGGCTCGCAGGTGCGCGCGAATCGAGCAAGAAAATGAATTTCTCAATAGCCAATACGCCAATCTCAAACAAGAAATTCGCATTACCAAAAGCACCCCCGAAGGTTCGATCGTGGCTGAGTACAAGAAATTAACCAAATCCGGTCTCGACCCGATCGGCGAAATGGTCGCCGAAACCGAGTCACAAGTCGAGGTGATTTTGGAGGTATATCAATTTGTCAGCGATTTTCGTGACAAGAAGATGACAATTAAAGATTTTATGAAAGGCCCCGCCGTTTTCCAACAAATGCAACAAGTCTCAGCCGAAGAATTATTGATGGAATTATTTGCAGAATTTTAG
- a CDS encoding metallophosphoesterase family protein, with translation MSNNRREFIIGAGLAGFGLAVSGKLLTERFNNTNDGANAAQEDRPAVADDNSRLAVALPKSKLLQRFAVMADTGSSTKNQYAVGRALSQYHQQNPFQAVLMVGDNIYNNGEMSKIKEAFEIPYADLLKRGVKFYAALGNHDVRTDNGDRQVEYPLFNMQGQYYTHTHGDVKFFVLETNAIVNPASTERAKQLAWLDRELAASKARWNIVYGHHNIYSAGVYKVDAIMQRDITPILKKHKVKLWINGHDHNYQRSQPIDGTTYLVCGGGGATLYPVKAQSWTAFAQSIHSFGIIEVYQDQLLLTGIDSQGQIIDRGLINLA, from the coding sequence ATGAGTAATAACCGTCGTGAATTTATAATTGGAGCTGGCTTGGCTGGCTTTGGTTTGGCTGTGTCTGGCAAGTTACTAACCGAGCGTTTTAATAATACCAATGATGGCGCAAATGCTGCGCAGGAAGATCGTCCCGCCGTTGCCGATGACAACTCGCGTTTGGCAGTAGCATTGCCCAAGTCAAAATTGTTGCAGCGATTCGCAGTGATGGCCGACACTGGCAGTAGCACCAAAAATCAATATGCTGTCGGTCGCGCCCTGAGCCAATACCATCAGCAAAATCCATTTCAGGCAGTGTTGATGGTGGGCGATAATATCTATAATAATGGCGAGATGTCCAAGATTAAAGAGGCTTTTGAAATTCCTTATGCAGATTTACTCAAGCGAGGGGTGAAATTTTATGCGGCTTTGGGCAATCATGACGTGCGGACAGACAATGGCGATCGCCAAGTTGAATATCCCCTATTTAATATGCAGGGGCAGTACTATACTCACACACATGGGGATGTGAAATTTTTTGTACTCGAAACTAATGCGATCGTCAATCCAGCATCAACAGAGCGTGCCAAACAGTTGGCATGGCTCGATCGCGAGTTAGCAGCGAGTAAAGCAAGATGGAATATCGTCTACGGACATCACAATATCTATTCGGCGGGCGTCTATAAAGTCGATGCCATCATGCAAAGAGATATCACCCCCATCTTGAAAAAGCATAAGGTAAAGTTGTGGATTAACGGTCACGACCATAATTATCAACGCTCTCAACCGATCGATGGCACTACATATCTAGTCTGTGGCGGTGGCGGCGCGACGCTCTATCCTGTCAAAGCCCAAAGCTGGACGGCATTCGCTCAAAGCATCCACAGCTTCGGCATCATCGAAGTCTATCAAGACCAACTTCTGCTCACTGGCATCGATAGCCAAGGCCAAATTATCGATCGCGGTTTAATCAATTTAGCTTAA
- a CDS encoding TMEM165/GDT1 family protein: protein MLEAFTAALSLITASEIGDKTFFMAVILASRYPRKPVFLGVVVALAAMTVLSVWIGQLLMLLPKLVGQYLPPSLGFLTHISIEYVGAVLFFFFGIKLLYSARNMSRKTDIEVMAEAEEAIEDGERKFKQRNTAWKIFIESGVLTFVAEWGDRTQFATVTLAATKDSLGVMAGGIVGHAICALIAVIGGRAIASHISERTITIIGGLLFILLAIVTISFGR, encoded by the coding sequence ATGTTAGAAGCATTTACCGCTGCATTGTCACTAATTACTGCCTCGGAAATTGGCGATAAAACCTTCTTTATGGCAGTAATATTGGCCAGCCGCTATCCGCGCAAGCCAGTATTTCTGGGTGTAGTAGTGGCATTAGCCGCGATGACAGTTCTATCTGTGTGGATCGGTCAGCTTCTGATGTTATTGCCTAAGTTGGTCGGCCAGTATCTACCTCCTAGTTTGGGCTTTTTGACGCATATTTCGATCGAATATGTAGGAGCTGTCCTATTCTTCTTTTTTGGGATTAAGTTGCTCTATTCAGCCCGAAATATGTCTCGTAAAACCGATATAGAAGTAATGGCTGAAGCAGAAGAAGCCATTGAAGATGGCGAACGTAAATTCAAACAGCGAAATACTGCTTGGAAAATATTTATTGAAAGTGGCGTGCTAACATTTGTCGCCGAATGGGGCGATCGCACTCAGTTTGCGACAGTGACGTTGGCGGCGACTAAAGACTCGCTGGGAGTCATGGCTGGGGGCATTGTCGGACATGCAATCTGCGCGCTGATTGCGGTCATTGGCGGTCGCGCGATCGCCAGTCATATTTCTGAGCGGACGATTACGATAATTGGCGGATTATTATTTATCTTGCTGGCGATCGTCACGATCTCTTTTGGTAGATAG
- a CDS encoding WecB/TagA/CpsF family glycosyltransferase: MSERESTPLPQFKILGQPVHLSKDYIPWLLDRLQRGIGTHVVTMNAEIVIQATHDLELSTIIHNADLVTPDGSGIIMALKLHGITQPRYAGIDLGEDLIRLAGEADREYPVFLYGGKPQIVQKAAQKWQTELPNLKIVGIEHGYLDTEQQAKLLHQIQSTQPKIILVALGMPRQEIWIRDNFHLCPQAIWIGVGGSFDVWSGVKNRAPQYIRNLDLEWLYRIAQEPSRWRRALALPQFAILAILERLWGKHKDKLAPN, from the coding sequence ATGTCCGAGCGCGAATCTACACCTTTGCCACAATTCAAGATTTTAGGTCAACCAGTCCATCTGTCTAAAGATTACATTCCGTGGTTGCTCGATCGGTTACAACGAGGCATTGGTACTCACGTTGTGACGATGAATGCGGAGATCGTCATCCAAGCAACTCACGATCTCGAACTATCAACCATTATCCACAATGCGGACTTAGTGACCCCAGATGGTTCGGGCATCATTATGGCTCTAAAACTGCATGGCATCACTCAACCGCGCTATGCAGGCATCGATCTGGGCGAAGATTTAATCCGTCTAGCAGGTGAAGCAGATCGTGAATATCCAGTTTTTTTATATGGCGGCAAACCCCAAATCGTCCAGAAAGCGGCGCAAAAGTGGCAAACTGAGTTACCCAACTTGAAAATTGTAGGCATCGAACACGGTTATCTCGATACCGAACAGCAGGCGAAACTGCTGCATCAAATTCAGTCTACGCAGCCAAAAATCATCCTCGTCGCGCTAGGAATGCCCCGACAAGAAATTTGGATTCGCGACAACTTTCATTTGTGTCCGCAAGCTATTTGGATCGGTGTCGGTGGCAGTTTCGACGTCTGGTCTGGCGTCAAAAATCGCGCCCCACAATATATCCGCAATCTGGATTTAGAATGGTTGTATCGCATTGCCCAAGAACCCAGCCGTTGGCGCAGAGCCTTAGCTCTACCTCAATTTGCCATCCTGGCAATTTTAGAGAGATTATGGGGTAAGCACAAGGACAAGCTCGCACCGAACTAG
- the typA gene encoding translational GTPase TypA, with protein MSIPIRNVAIIAHVDHGKTTLVDALLKQSGVFREGEEVPICVMDSNDIERERGITILSKNTAVKYKDTLINIIDTPGHADFGGEVERVLGMVDGCILIVDANEGPMPQTRFVLKKALEKGLRPIVVVNKIDRELASPHAAVDKVLDLFLELGADDDQCDFPHLFASGMGGYAQNDMETKGTDMVPMFEAILRHVPPPIGDSDKPLQLQVTTLDYSDYLGRIVIGKIHNGTITMGQQAALIQRDGSISKGRITKLLGFDGLKRIEIPSATAGNIVAVTGFADANIGETITCPNEPMALPLIDVDEPTLQMTFCVNDSPFAGTEGKNVTSRQVRDRLFRELETNVALRVEETGEADKFAVAGRGELHLGILIENMRREGYEFQVSQPQVIYREIGGQKCEPFELLALDVPEEAVGSCIERLGQRKGEMQDMVVGANGRSNLEFVVPARGLIGFRGEFMRMTRGAGIMNHSFLEYRPTCGDISARRNGVLISFEEGTATDYALMGAEDRGTFFIKPGTKVYKGMIVGENNRPQDLELNICKSKQLTNHRASGGEELVQLKTPIDMTLERALEYISGDELVEVTPQSIRLRKITKKLARR; from the coding sequence ATGAGCATTCCCATTCGTAACGTAGCCATCATCGCGCACGTAGACCACGGTAAAACTACCCTTGTTGATGCACTTTTGAAACAATCCGGTGTTTTCCGCGAAGGGGAGGAAGTGCCTATTTGTGTGATGGACTCCAATGACATCGAACGCGAACGTGGTATTACAATTCTATCCAAGAATACCGCTGTCAAGTACAAAGACACATTAATTAACATTATCGATACCCCCGGACACGCAGATTTTGGTGGCGAAGTCGAGCGCGTATTGGGCATGGTCGATGGCTGTATCCTGATCGTCGATGCCAATGAAGGGCCGATGCCCCAGACTCGCTTCGTCCTCAAAAAAGCCCTCGAAAAAGGCTTGCGCCCGATCGTCGTAGTTAATAAAATCGATCGCGAACTAGCATCGCCCCACGCGGCAGTGGATAAAGTTTTAGACTTATTCCTCGAACTCGGAGCAGATGACGACCAGTGCGACTTCCCCCACCTATTTGCTTCGGGGATGGGTGGTTACGCCCAAAACGATATGGAAACGAAAGGTACCGATATGGTACCGATGTTTGAGGCGATCTTGCGCCACGTTCCACCTCCAATCGGCGACTCCGACAAGCCCTTGCAACTGCAAGTGACCACTCTCGATTATTCCGATTATCTCGGTCGGATCGTAATTGGCAAGATCCACAACGGTACTATTACCATGGGTCAGCAAGCCGCGCTAATTCAAAGAGATGGCTCGATCTCCAAAGGCCGGATTACCAAGCTTTTAGGCTTTGATGGCTTGAAGCGGATCGAAATTCCCAGCGCAACTGCGGGTAATATCGTGGCTGTAACTGGATTTGCTGATGCAAATATCGGTGAAACCATTACTTGTCCGAACGAACCAATGGCATTGCCATTAATCGATGTAGACGAACCAACCTTGCAGATGACTTTCTGCGTGAATGATTCGCCGTTTGCAGGTACTGAAGGCAAAAACGTCACCTCGCGCCAAGTTCGCGACCGACTCTTCCGCGAATTAGAAACTAACGTAGCCCTGCGCGTCGAAGAAACTGGCGAAGCAGATAAATTTGCCGTCGCTGGACGTGGGGAACTTCACCTCGGTATTTTGATCGAGAATATGCGTCGGGAAGGATACGAATTCCAAGTATCCCAGCCGCAGGTAATCTACCGTGAGATTGGCGGTCAAAAATGCGAACCGTTTGAATTGTTGGCTTTAGATGTACCTGAAGAAGCCGTCGGTAGCTGTATCGAACGTCTCGGTCAGCGTAAGGGAGAAATGCAAGATATGGTCGTCGGCGCAAACGGTCGTTCTAACCTAGAATTTGTCGTCCCTGCACGGGGTTTGATTGGCTTCCGGGGCGAATTCATGCGGATGACTCGCGGTGCGGGGATTATGAATCACAGTTTCCTCGAATATCGTCCGACTTGTGGTGATATTTCTGCCCGTCGGAATGGTGTACTGATTTCTTTTGAAGAAGGTACTGCTACCGACTACGCGCTGATGGGTGCTGAAGATCGCGGCACGTTCTTTATCAAGCCTGGTACGAAGGTATATAAAGGAATGATCGTTGGCGAAAACAACCGTCCGCAGGATCTCGAACTGAATATCTGTAAGAGCAAACAATTGACCAACCACCGCGCATCTGGCGGGGAAGAATTGGTACAGCTCAAAACCCCGATCGATATGACGCTCGAACGCGCTCTAGAATATATCAGCGGCGATGAGCTAGTTGAAGTTACTCCTCAATCAATTCGGTTGCGGAAGATTACTAAGAAACTAGCTCGACGTTAG